The following nucleotide sequence is from Chryseobacterium sp. CY350.
TACGAGAAAAAAACGGATATTGCTTAGATTATGATATGCATCAGAAAACAATTCCTTTCTTAAAAGTATATTTGCCACGTTTTGGAAGCACGGTTGACATTTCTTTGTACAGAGATTTTTACTGTTCGGCTGTAAAAATTGCTGATTTTATCGATCAGAAATTAAAAGCAGTAGAAGCATTTGATCAGAGTATTTATACAGAATTAAAATCTGAAGCTGTCATGAAAATTCACATGAGAGGGCATAGTTTCCTTACGATCTGTAATTGATAACATCTTCTACTTTCGTTTTCTCTTACTGTTGTTGTGCAATCATTTGATTATACTAAGATAAAATCCAGACCTGTTGATCTGGATTTATTTTTTGAAATAAAGAGTTATATTTTATCTCTTTTCTGTTTCGTCATAATAATGCAAATTCTTTTCTGCTGACGTAGTTTTTGATTCAATTTCAGAATCCATATCCGGATAAATCTCGCATATAAATTTTTAATCGTTGGTGCAGAAATACGTCAATAAGTAACATGCCCAGAAACATTACAGTGAAACCAAGTGATAGTCCTTGAATATACTCTTTGTTAAACATAAAAAAGCAACCTACTGAGAGTATTAATAATCCTGCCCAGATGTACTTCGTTATTGTATAGCTTTTATGGTCTGATTTTGTTTTAATTAATTCACTATCAATTGTTTCTTGTGGGTTTGTTTGAAAGATTTCCTTTGTTTGTTCCCTATATTTTGGTCTGGAAAACATTAAATATCCACCGTAACCTAAGTTCATCATAAAAAGTAGACCGAGAGGAACCAGCATTCCTTTCTGAAGCAAATTGCCATTTTTGGCAAACAAAAAACAGACAGGCAGAATAATAATAATGGCTATTCCTATCATCCATTTTCCCTGATCAATATCAGCTTTTGTCCATGTTTGCAAATGTTGTATAAAGTCCATTTTTTAAATTTGAGAAGTAGTTTGTCCAAACTTTTCTTTGAAAGAAGTGTAAAAATGAGATAGATTTTCAAAACCTAAATCCAAATAAAAGTTGGCTGGTTTTTGGTTTTTATGTTTAATTAAATAATACGCTTCATCAAGGCGTTTTGCAAGCAGCCATTGTTTTGGCGTGGTCTCAAAAGTCTTGGCAAAATCACGTTTAAAACCTGAAAGACTTCTTCCGGTAAGTTTTGCAAGAGATTCCACAGAAACGTTAAACGTATAATTTTGGTTCATAAATTCTTTCAGATCCATTTTAAAAGGTTCGGAAAAATCAAATAAAATTTTTTTAAAATCTACGTTGCTTCGCAGCAATAATTCTATTGCTTCCCTGATTTTCAAATCTGCCAATCGTGGCGAAGCGTCTTTTTTTTTGTTAATGTAGGGTGATAATGAAACAAAGTAATTTTGTAGAAAATCATCTGCTTCAAAAAAAATTTTCTGTTGACCTTCATATTTTTTGTCAACGATGATTTTGTTTTCTAAAGCGTATTGCTGCAACGTAGCTTTGTCTAACATTATTGATAAAAACTGATATTTTCCAGATTTTGCAGGGTATTTAATTGTTCGAATCAGTTGATTTTTTTTAACCAATACTATTGTGTTTTCTGGAATAACTGTGTTTCCGTCTGCGTGAAAAGCGTGTGTTTCACCCGAAAGTTGAAATCCTAAAAAATGTTCAGGAATAAATTCTTCACTTCCTCTGTGCTTTTCATAAATACAAGAATAAACCAACTTGTCAAAAATTATTTCACGCTTTGTTTCCATCACTGCAAATATCTTAAATTTAATTGAGTGCAGCCACTCCGAAACTTGCAATTTCTTTATCTTGCTCTGGTGAACCTCCGGAAGATGCAATTGCACCAATAATGTCACCGTTCTTATTTTTGATTATAACACCGCCAGCAATAGTTAATAATCCCTCATTTGAATTTAACATTCCGTATCCGTGGATTTCTGCTCCTGAAACAATTGTTCCCATTATGTCGCTATCTACCCCGAACATTACGGCAGTTCTCGCTTTCTTTATCGCAAATTCGATCACGCCAAAAACGCGGTCTAATCTTGCAAACGCGACCAAATGCCCACCTGTATCAACTACCGCAAGGCTTACAGGTATGTTAAATTCTTTTGCTTTCTGAATAGAAGCATTTATTGCTTTTGTTGCTTCGTAATAATTAATGTTCATCTTTTTAAGTTTTTAATTAATAAAGAAAGCACAGTTTGAATAAACTGCGCTTTCAGGGATTTTAATTTAGCTTTTTGCTGTCCAAGCTTCTGCCTGCAATTGTTTTACAAAATCTTCAGTTTCTTTTGGGTGTACATTTCTAAAGTTTGAGTTATCATCCAACGCTACATCAACAATACAATCTGCCATAGATTGAGGGTCTAATTGATTTGCCAGAGCTTCTGCAGTTCCATCAAATGCAGACGGCGGAGTGAAATTAACTTTAGGATTGTACCAGCGATTGATCGTATCTACACCACGGTCATTGAAACCTGTACCAAAAATCCCAGGATTGCAAGTTGCAATTTTGATATTAAACTGAGCTAATTCGGTTTTTAAACCTTCTGCTATAGAGCCCATTGCGTGCTTAGATGCGCAGTAAGCAGCAACGTAGGGCACAGTCCATAATTCTCCCATAGAAGTTGTGAATACAATTTTCCCGGGTCTCTTCTCATCAATAAATTTTTTGATGAAACCCTGTGCTAGCTGAAGTCCGCCAAAAACATTAACATCAAACATAGAGCGGATTAAATTTACAGGTTGTTCTGCAATTGGGCCGCCTTCCATAATCCCGGCATTGCTGATTAAAATATCAATGTCGTATTTTTGAGTAATATAGTCGATATCAGTTTGGTTGGTTACATCCAATTTATCTACAGTTAATTCTATACCCAGCTCTTTGGCTTCTCTTATCAAGTCACTCATTTGCGGATACACTTGTGCCGTAGCAATTACTTTGTGTCCTTTTTTTTGCTAAATCGAAAGCAGCAAGTTTTCCAAAACCGCTTGCAGCTCCTGTAATTAAAATTCTTTTGTTCATATTTACATTTTTAAAAATTATAAACAAAATTGAACTAATTTAACAAAGTAATTAGTTTGTGAGAGGTTTAAATTTATGTTGGCAGAAAGTTCAAAGTTTAAGATTTGCTATAACTTCGGACGAAAACTTATATGAAGCATAATATTTTACTTTAATACAAAAAATGCAACTCTTCAGGAAATGTGAAAAAGATGTTGGCACATATAGATGATTTTGTAAATATTTACAAAATTATATATCATTCAATACGAATGGATAGTAATTTAAAATAAAAAAAGCGTTGAAAATCAACGCTTTTGCAGAGAGGAAGGGATTCGAACCCTCGATACAGTTAC
It contains:
- a CDS encoding SDR family NAD(P)-dependent oxidoreductase, producing the protein MSDLIREAKELGIELTVDKLDVTNQTDIDYITQKYDIDILISNAGIMEGGPIAEQPVNLIRSMFDVNVFGGLQLAQGFIKKFIDEKRPGKIVFTTSMGELWTVPYVAAYCASKHAMGSIAEGLKTELAQFNIKIATCNPGIFGTGFNDRGVDTINRWYNPKVNFTPPSAFDGTAEALANQLDPQSMADCIVDVALDDNSNFRNVHPKETEDFVKQLQAEAWTAKS
- a CDS encoding helix-turn-helix domain-containing protein yields the protein METKREIIFDKLVYSCIYEKHRGSEEFIPEHFLGFQLSGETHAFHADGNTVIPENTIVLVKKNQLIRTIKYPAKSGKYQFLSIMLDKATLQQYALENKIIVDKKYEGQQKIFFEADDFLQNYFVSLSPYINKKKDASPRLADLKIREAIELLLRSNVDFKKILFDFSEPFKMDLKEFMNQNYTFNVSVESLAKLTGRSLSGFKRDFAKTFETTPKQWLLAKRLDEAYYLIKHKNQKPANFYLDLGFENLSHFYTSFKEKFGQTTSQI
- a CDS encoding GlcG/HbpS family heme-binding protein, which translates into the protein MNINYYEATKAINASIQKAKEFNIPVSLAVVDTGGHLVAFARLDRVFGVIEFAIKKARTAVMFGVDSDIMGTIVSGAEIHGYGMLNSNEGLLTIAGGVIIKNKNGDIIGAIASSGGSPEQDKEIASFGVAALN